A single Bacillus sp. OxB-1 DNA region contains:
- a CDS encoding HTH-type transcriptional regulator Hpr: MTQNSSPQMEAMIFSQRVAQMSKALWKAVEKDWQAWIKPYDLNINEHHILWIAFHLDGATISDVAKFGVMHVSTAFNFSKKLEQRGYLQFYKKDDDRRNTYISVTEEGKELLLEMNENYYSSSHGILEGSMPIKNLYGKFPEFLEVMSVIKNIYGDDFMEIFERGFQNIGDTFVAKQEEKEPVPAEAGTPVEK; encoded by the coding sequence ATGACACAGAATTCATCTCCGCAAATGGAAGCCATGATATTCAGCCAGCGGGTCGCCCAAATGTCCAAGGCACTTTGGAAAGCGGTGGAAAAAGATTGGCAGGCATGGATCAAACCTTATGACTTGAATATTAATGAACACCATATATTATGGATTGCCTTCCACCTGGACGGGGCTACGATTTCTGATGTGGCCAAATTTGGGGTCATGCATGTTTCAACCGCGTTCAATTTTTCCAAAAAACTGGAGCAACGAGGTTATTTACAGTTCTATAAGAAAGACGACGACCGACGGAACACATATATATCTGTCACTGAAGAAGGAAAAGAACTTTTATTGGAAATGAATGAAAATTACTATTCTTCCAGCCATGGCATCCTCGAAGGTTCCATGCCTATTAAAAATCTCTATGGGAAATTTCCTGAATTCCTCGAAGTGATGTCCGTCATCAAAAACATTTACGGGGACGATTTCATGGAAATTTTCGAACGCGGTTTCCAGAATATCGGGGATACATTCGTTGCGAAACAGGAGGAAAAGGAACCCGTCCCGGCAGAAGCGGGCACGCCTGTTGAAAAATAA
- the yhaM gene encoding 3'-5' exoribonuclease YhaM has product MDYKVGEPVDIYLLIKQATRGITQQGSPFMTLILQDKSGDIEAKLWDTTDQHAATYTAASIVKVGGEIHEYRGKNQLRIKSIRPAKEDEGVSISDLVPSASKTKEVLYEELMQYFFEMKNPHIQRITRHLLKKHQSRFMTYPAATKNHHDYVSGLLDHVVSMLKLGKAIAELYPSINKDLLYAGIILHDIGKVVELSGPVGTQYTVEGNLLGHITIMVNEISIAAMELEISGEEVMLLQHMVLSHHGKEEWGSPKRPMLKEAEILHYIDNIDAKMNMLDRALGKAEPGEFTERIFPLDNRSFYKPTFE; this is encoded by the coding sequence ATGGACTATAAAGTGGGCGAACCGGTGGATATTTATTTGCTCATTAAACAAGCGACCCGTGGAATTACACAGCAGGGGAGCCCATTCATGACACTCATTTTACAAGATAAAAGCGGAGATATCGAAGCGAAGCTATGGGATACGACCGACCAGCACGCAGCTACGTACACGGCCGCGTCGATCGTGAAAGTCGGCGGGGAGATCCATGAATACCGAGGGAAAAACCAGTTGCGCATCAAGAGCATCCGGCCTGCGAAAGAGGATGAGGGCGTATCGATCTCGGATCTCGTGCCATCCGCGTCGAAAACGAAAGAAGTGTTGTACGAGGAATTGATGCAATACTTTTTTGAAATGAAAAACCCGCATATCCAGCGGATTACCCGTCATTTATTGAAAAAACATCAAAGCCGGTTCATGACCTATCCGGCGGCCACTAAGAATCATCATGATTATGTCTCCGGACTTCTCGATCATGTCGTCTCGATGTTGAAACTGGGCAAGGCGATCGCCGAACTGTATCCTTCCATCAACAAGGATCTCCTATACGCCGGCATCATCCTCCATGATATTGGGAAAGTGGTGGAGCTATCCGGACCGGTCGGCACCCAGTACACCGTTGAAGGGAATCTGTTGGGCCATATTACGATCATGGTCAATGAAATTTCGATTGCGGCGATGGAACTCGAAATTTCCGGTGAGGAAGTGATGCTCCTGCAACATATGGTGCTGAGCCATCACGGAAAAGAGGAGTGGGGAAGTCCGAAGCGTCCGATGCTTAAGGAAGCGGAGATCCTTCACTATATCGATAATATCGATGCGAAAATGAACATGTTGGATCGCGCTTTGGGCAAAGCGGAGCCGGGCGAGTTCACCGAGCGGATTTTCCCGCTCGACAATCGTTCATTTTACAAGCCGACATTTGAATGA
- a CDS encoding YtxH domain-containing protein, with translation MKTSTFLIGLATGAVGAAITVLFSTPQSGSELRSSVKNASTDMKEKLSDLKEKLENLKDSITHLKKEAKEVIPETIEEMKEVVSDWQQAAAPHRIRMEQEIADIQAAIEDLERSIAAQQK, from the coding sequence ATGAAAACATCCACATTTTTAATCGGATTGGCAACCGGCGCGGTGGGGGCCGCCATTACTGTCTTATTTTCAACACCGCAATCAGGAAGCGAATTGCGGTCTTCCGTCAAAAACGCTTCGACGGATATGAAAGAAAAGCTTTCAGATCTCAAAGAAAAACTTGAAAATCTGAAAGACTCGATCACTCACTTGAAAAAAGAAGCGAAGGAAGTCATCCCGGAAACAATCGAGGAAATGAAAGAAGTCGTGTCGGATTGGCAGCAAGCCGCCGCGCCCCATAGAATAAGGATGGAACAAGAAATCGCGGACATCCAGGCAGCCATCGAAGACCTTGAACGCTCCATCGCCGCTCAACAGAAATGA
- a CDS encoding peptidylprolyl isomerase produces MRKKAIALTMAASVLALSACSGNKASDDEVIAKSKAGNVTKEELYQEMKNSVGKETLQLLVLEKVLDAKYDVSDKVVDDEINKMKDQLGENFEAYLAQQGQSEESVRKIIKLNSLQEAALTEDVEVTDEELNKRIEMNNTELNVKHIVVEDEETALEAKKKLDEGADFAATAKEYSIKEAAKETGGDLGWISYASPMDRAFLDGAYALEVNKLSEPVKSDFGYHIIQVTEKREVEDAKEYSKEEKEELRKEMKLEKADENAAFDKISKLLKDADVKVEDKDLKSALDMFTQDDSDAADEAPAEEPKEDAKEEKK; encoded by the coding sequence ATGAGAAAAAAGGCAATCGCACTTACAATGGCGGCTTCCGTCCTTGCCCTATCGGCATGCAGCGGAAATAAAGCGAGCGACGATGAAGTCATCGCCAAGTCCAAAGCGGGCAATGTGACAAAGGAAGAGCTCTACCAAGAAATGAAGAACAGCGTGGGCAAGGAAACCCTTCAACTGCTCGTCCTGGAAAAAGTGCTTGATGCAAAATATGATGTGTCCGACAAAGTGGTCGACGATGAAATTAATAAAATGAAAGACCAGCTTGGCGAAAACTTTGAAGCTTATTTAGCCCAACAAGGCCAAAGTGAAGAAAGCGTCAGGAAAATCATCAAACTGAACTCCCTGCAAGAAGCGGCATTGACAGAGGATGTCGAAGTGACCGATGAAGAACTAAATAAACGGATTGAAATGAACAATACGGAATTGAATGTGAAACATATCGTAGTCGAGGACGAAGAGACTGCACTGGAAGCGAAAAAGAAATTGGATGAAGGCGCGGATTTTGCGGCCACTGCAAAGGAATACTCCATTAAAGAAGCAGCGAAAGAAACAGGCGGCGACTTAGGATGGATCAGTTACGCAAGCCCGATGGATCGTGCGTTCCTGGACGGGGCCTATGCGTTGGAAGTGAACAAGCTTAGCGAACCTGTCAAATCCGACTTCGGCTATCATATCATCCAAGTGACGGAGAAGAGAGAAGTGGAGGATGCCAAAGAGTATTCCAAAGAAGAGAAAGAAGAACTCCGCAAAGAAATGAAGCTGGAGAAAGCGGATGAGAACGCAGCCTTCGATAAAATCTCCAAATTGCTGAAAGATGCGGATGTCAAAGTGGAAGACAAAGACTTGAAATCCGCTCTCGATATGTTCACTCAAGATGATAGCGACGCGGCAGACGAAGCACCTGCAGAAGAACCTAAAGAAGATGCAAAAGAAGAGAAAAAATAA
- a CDS encoding YjcZ family sporulation protein produces MSGYNQGSSGFALIVVLFILLIIVGAAYLY; encoded by the coding sequence ATGAGCGGATATAACCAAGGGTCTTCCGGCTTCGCGTTAATTGTCGTGTTGTTCATCCTTCTCATTATTGTCGGCGCAGCCTACTTGTATTGA